The Lichenihabitans psoromatis genome contains a region encoding:
- a CDS encoding lipoprotein-releasing ABC transporter permease subunit, whose product MTDAVAVATRAAPSEAGSKPFSVFEWLVALRYLRGRRSKAFVSEIAGFSFLGIGVGVATLIVVMSVMNGFRHELLDKIVGINGHVFLQGVETPLTDYDAVDERLAKVPGVKLVIPMIEGAAAVSSPYNQAGALIRGIKEADIKRLPGIAGHITLGTLDNFDATGGVAIGQRLAESLALRIGDTISVLTAKGPQTPFGVAPRIKSYPITAIFQIGMSEFDSSFVYMPLTEAQAFFGKDGEATVIEAFVDDPDHMDEVRAKLDAVVGRPMIMTDWRQRNKTFFDALNVERNVMFIILALIVLVAALNIISGLIMLVKDKSPDIAILRTMGATRGAILRIFLITGTAIGVAGTFAGLVLGVLVARNIEGIRTFLNWAFHSNLFPSELYFLSHLPSRVEPGDVIAVVVMTILLSILATLYPSWRAATLDPVEALRYE is encoded by the coding sequence ATGACAGATGCCGTGGCTGTCGCGACGCGGGCCGCTCCGTCGGAAGCTGGCTCGAAACCCTTTTCGGTGTTCGAATGGCTGGTTGCGCTCCGCTACTTGCGGGGCCGTCGATCCAAGGCCTTCGTGTCGGAGATCGCGGGCTTCTCGTTCCTCGGGATCGGCGTCGGGGTCGCGACCCTCATCGTCGTCATGTCGGTCATGAACGGGTTTCGGCACGAGTTGCTCGACAAGATCGTCGGCATCAACGGGCATGTGTTCCTGCAAGGGGTCGAGACGCCGCTGACCGATTACGACGCGGTCGACGAGCGCTTGGCGAAAGTGCCGGGCGTCAAACTGGTCATCCCGATGATCGAAGGCGCGGCGGCCGTGTCGTCGCCGTATAATCAGGCCGGCGCGCTGATCCGCGGCATCAAGGAAGCCGACATCAAGCGTCTGCCCGGGATCGCGGGGCACATCACGCTCGGGACGTTGGATAATTTCGACGCGACCGGCGGCGTTGCAATCGGCCAACGGCTGGCCGAGTCGTTGGCGTTGCGGATCGGCGATACGATCTCGGTGCTGACCGCGAAGGGACCGCAGACCCCGTTCGGGGTCGCACCTCGGATCAAGAGCTATCCGATCACCGCGATCTTCCAGATCGGCATGTCGGAGTTCGATTCGAGCTTCGTCTACATGCCACTCACAGAAGCTCAGGCTTTCTTCGGCAAGGATGGCGAGGCGACCGTCATCGAAGCCTTTGTGGACGATCCCGACCACATGGATGAGGTGCGGGCCAAGCTCGATGCTGTCGTCGGCCGACCGATGATCATGACCGACTGGCGTCAGCGCAATAAGACGTTCTTCGATGCGTTGAACGTCGAGCGCAATGTCATGTTCATCATCCTGGCGCTCATCGTGCTCGTCGCGGCGCTCAACATCATCTCGGGCCTCATCATGCTGGTGAAGGACAAAAGCCCGGATATCGCCATCCTCCGCACCATGGGCGCGACACGCGGCGCGATTCTTCGCATCTTCCTCATCACCGGAACGGCGATCGGGGTCGCCGGCACTTTTGCGGGACTCGTGCTCGGCGTGTTGGTGGCGCGCAATATCGAGGGCATTCGCACCTTCTTGAATTGGGCGTTCCACTCGAACCTGTTTCCCTCCGAACTCTATTTCCTGTCGCATCTTCCCTCGCGGGTCGAACCGGGCGACGTGATCGCGGTCGTGGTCATGACGATCTTGCTGTCGATTCTCGCGACCCTCTATCCGTCCTGGCGAGCCGCGACGCTCGATCCGGTCGAGGCGTTGCGGTACGAGTGA
- a CDS encoding GNAT family N-acetyltransferase: MIDPSGEDVADLSVRVVSTIAAVAAETWDRCANPVSLEPSDPSEPRGERHNPFLSHAFLSALEEAGCTGPRAGWQPVHVVVETANGDVVGVAPTYIKSHSQGEYVFDQGWADAYERAGGHYYPKIQVAVPFTPVTGRRLLVAEGPFGDAAATALCAGLDALRTQVKASSIHLTFLTKPEWDMLGERDYLQRTDQQFHFINDGYADFETFLAALASRKRKMIRRERKDALANGITIEHVTGRDLTEAHWDAFYRFYMDTGARKWGRPYLNRKFFSLIGQSMPERVLLVLAKRENRYIAGAINFIGDDALYGRNWGAVEEHPFLHFEVCYYQAIDFALSRGLARVEAGAQGEHKLARGYRAVPTYSAHHIADRRLAQAVSDYLERERAYAADALEAYAEHAPFRRPEPEQE, encoded by the coding sequence ATGATCGATCCCTCTGGCGAAGACGTTGCCGACCTCAGCGTCCGCGTCGTTTCGACGATTGCGGCGGTCGCGGCAGAGACGTGGGATCGCTGCGCCAATCCGGTCTCGCTCGAGCCATCCGACCCCTCGGAGCCCCGCGGCGAACGGCATAACCCCTTCTTGTCGCATGCGTTCCTGTCGGCCCTCGAAGAAGCGGGCTGTACGGGGCCTCGCGCCGGATGGCAGCCCGTTCATGTCGTGGTCGAAACGGCGAATGGCGACGTCGTCGGGGTGGCGCCCACCTACATCAAATCGCATTCGCAAGGCGAATATGTATTCGACCAGGGCTGGGCCGATGCCTATGAACGCGCCGGTGGCCATTACTACCCGAAAATCCAGGTCGCGGTTCCGTTCACGCCTGTCACCGGCCGTCGTCTGCTGGTGGCTGAGGGCCCGTTTGGCGACGCCGCCGCGACCGCTCTCTGTGCGGGGCTCGATGCGCTTCGCACGCAGGTGAAGGCGTCCTCGATCCACCTCACGTTTCTGACCAAACCCGAGTGGGACATGCTGGGCGAGCGCGATTACCTCCAGCGCACGGATCAGCAATTTCACTTTATTAACGACGGCTATGCCGACTTCGAGACGTTTCTCGCGGCGCTGGCATCGCGCAAGCGCAAAATGATCCGTCGCGAGCGGAAGGATGCGTTGGCGAATGGCATCACGATCGAACACGTGACCGGCCGCGACCTGACCGAAGCGCATTGGGACGCCTTTTATCGGTTCTACATGGATACCGGTGCGCGCAAGTGGGGCAGGCCCTATCTCAATCGCAAGTTCTTCTCGCTGATCGGCCAATCGATGCCGGAACGCGTGCTGCTGGTCCTCGCCAAACGCGAGAACCGCTATATCGCGGGCGCCATCAATTTTATCGGCGACGACGCGCTGTATGGGCGAAATTGGGGTGCGGTCGAGGAGCATCCCTTTCTGCATTTCGAAGTCTGTTACTATCAGGCGATCGATTTTGCCTTGTCGCGCGGGTTGGCTCGCGTCGAAGCGGGCGCACAGGGCGAGCACAAACTGGCACGCGGCTATCGCGCGGTGCCAACCTATTCGGCTCACCACATCGCCGATCGTCGTCTGGCGCAAGCGGTCTCAGATTATCTCGAACGCGAGCGCGCTTACGCGGCGGATGCGCTCGAAGCCTACGCCGAACATGCGCCGTTTCGACGGCCGGAGCCGGAGCAGGAGTAA
- a CDS encoding ABC transporter ATP-binding protein: MAHPSLTLAKVDRRYVQGQSTLDILRGADLSLWPGQSVALVAPSGAGKSTLLHVAGLLEKPDGGEVFVGDDRTAFMADSARTALRRTRIGFVYQAHHLLAEFSALENVMLPQLIRGLARSKAVARSTELLAYLGLAERLTHRPAELSGGEQQRVAIARAVANAPGILLADEPTGNLDPKTAEHVFSTLTGLVKATGLAALIATHNMDLANRMDRRVTLRDGIIVEMP; the protein is encoded by the coding sequence ATGGCACATCCTTCCCTCACGCTCGCCAAGGTCGACCGCCGCTACGTCCAGGGCCAGTCGACGCTCGACATTCTGCGAGGCGCCGATCTTTCGCTCTGGCCCGGCCAATCCGTCGCGCTCGTGGCTCCCTCGGGCGCTGGCAAATCGACGCTGTTGCATGTGGCCGGACTGCTCGAAAAGCCGGATGGTGGCGAGGTTTTTGTCGGCGACGACCGGACCGCTTTCATGGCCGATTCGGCCCGCACCGCCTTACGCCGCACCCGGATCGGCTTTGTCTATCAGGCTCATCATCTCCTGGCCGAGTTCAGCGCGCTTGAAAACGTCATGCTGCCGCAACTCATTCGAGGCTTGGCCCGGTCGAAGGCGGTGGCGCGCTCGACCGAACTCCTGGCTTATCTCGGGCTTGCAGAACGCCTGACGCATCGACCTGCGGAACTCTCTGGCGGCGAGCAGCAGCGTGTCGCCATCGCGCGGGCGGTCGCCAATGCGCCGGGCATCCTGCTAGCCGACGAGCCGACCGGCAACCTCGATCCGAAAACCGCCGAGCACGTGTTTTCGACCCTGACCGGTCTGGTCAAGGCGACCGGCCTCGCGGCCTTGATCGCGACCCACAATATGGATCTCGCTAACCGTATGGATCGGCGCGTCACTTTGCGGGACGGCATCATCGTCGAGATGCCGTAG
- a CDS encoding glutamate--tRNA ligase, with translation MSHSSTPPIVRFAPSPTGRIHIGNARTAMLNYLFAKAAGGQFILRFDDTDVERSRAEYADSIEVDLAWLGALPSLKVRQSDRVALYVAASEKLKALGRLYPCYETADELDRRRKRMQARGLPPVYDRAALNLTEADRQALEAEGRTPHWRFLLEPGTETWTDLVRGESHIDSASLSDPVLMREDGTYLYTLPSVVDDIDLGITHVIRGEDHVTNTAVQIQVFRALGGDVPAFGHHNLLMNQQGEGLSKRSGALSLTGLREAGVEALAIASMAVLTGSATSVQPVQSLEQLQDLVDLAHLSRAPARFDEAELWALSAKTLHAMPIADVALRLADRGITGDVSEAFWDTVRGNLERFDDVDLWWSVATGSIEPVIEDAVFLAQARDALPAEPWDNTTWPAWTTALKASSGRKGKALFHPLRLALTGRETGPELAALLPLIGRARATARLSAHSA, from the coding sequence ATGAGCCATTCCTCCACGCCTCCTATCGTCCGCTTCGCACCGTCCCCGACGGGACGCATCCATATAGGCAATGCCCGGACCGCGATGTTGAACTATCTCTTTGCCAAAGCGGCAGGGGGGCAGTTCATCCTCCGCTTCGACGATACGGACGTCGAGCGGTCGCGCGCCGAATATGCCGATTCGATCGAGGTCGATCTTGCGTGGCTGGGCGCCCTTCCATCGCTGAAAGTCCGGCAATCGGACCGGGTGGCCCTCTATGTTGCTGCGTCCGAGAAGCTCAAGGCCCTCGGCCGGCTCTATCCCTGCTATGAGACGGCCGACGAACTCGATCGACGGCGCAAGCGGATGCAGGCAAGGGGTTTGCCGCCCGTTTACGATCGGGCAGCCCTCAACCTGACCGAAGCCGATCGACAGGCGCTGGAAGCCGAGGGCCGCACGCCGCACTGGCGCTTCCTGCTCGAGCCCGGTACCGAAACCTGGACCGACCTCGTGCGCGGTGAGAGCCACATCGATAGCGCGTCCTTGTCCGACCCTGTGCTGATGCGTGAAGACGGTACCTATCTGTATACCTTGCCCTCAGTCGTCGATGATATCGACCTCGGGATTACGCATGTGATTCGAGGCGAGGATCACGTCACCAATACGGCCGTGCAGATCCAGGTCTTCCGGGCACTTGGCGGCGATGTTCCGGCGTTCGGCCACCACAACCTTCTGATGAACCAGCAAGGCGAAGGTTTGTCGAAACGGTCCGGCGCTCTGTCGCTCACCGGCCTGCGCGAAGCCGGCGTCGAAGCACTCGCGATTGCCAGCATGGCGGTGTTGACGGGCTCGGCGACGTCAGTGCAGCCCGTCCAGAGCCTCGAGCAGTTGCAGGATCTGGTCGATCTCGCGCATTTATCACGCGCGCCAGCCCGGTTCGACGAGGCCGAACTCTGGGCTCTGTCGGCCAAGACCCTGCATGCCATGCCGATCGCTGATGTCGCGTTGCGTTTGGCCGATCGCGGGATCACGGGCGATGTCTCCGAAGCCTTTTGGGACACCGTCCGCGGCAATCTCGAGCGCTTCGACGATGTCGACCTCTGGTGGTCGGTCGCGACCGGTTCGATCGAGCCGGTCATCGAGGACGCCGTCTTTCTGGCGCAAGCGCGGGACGCGCTCCCGGCGGAACCGTGGGATAACACCACATGGCCGGCGTGGACGACCGCGCTCAAAGCCAGCAGCGGACGCAAGGGCAAAGCCTTGTTTCATCCGCTCCGTCTTGCGCTGACCGGGCGAGAGACCGGCCCCGAACTAGCGGCCCTGCTGCCGCTGATCGGCCGGGCCCGCGCTACGGCGAGATTATCCGCACATTCCGCATAA
- the tgt gene encoding tRNA guanosine(34) transglycosylase Tgt, which translates to MSDSFTFTLKATSGEARLGEIATPRGSIRTPAFMPVGTAGTVKAMYPGQVRDLGADIVLGNTYHLMLRPGAERVASLGGLHTMMNWPHPILTDSGGFQVMSLAKLRKLDEHGVTFQSHLDGSRHVLTPERSMEIQDLLGSDIQMQLDECVRLPASREDIERAMLLSLRWAERSRKAFGGKPGRAIFAIVQGGDVPDLRIESATALAGMDFPGYAVGGLAVGEPQDVMLAMIETVAPHLPTYKPRYLMGVGTPDDLLESVRRGIDMFDCVMPTRAGRHGLAYTRFGKVNLRNAKHADDPRPLDEASPCEATRTYSRAYLHHLVKSGEILGMMLLTWNNLAYYQALMGGMREAIRLDRFADFAAETKADWERGDA; encoded by the coding sequence ATGAGCGACAGCTTCACGTTCACGCTCAAAGCGACCTCAGGCGAGGCTCGTCTTGGCGAGATCGCTACGCCGCGCGGCAGCATCCGCACGCCGGCTTTCATGCCGGTCGGGACGGCCGGGACCGTCAAGGCGATGTATCCTGGGCAGGTCCGCGACCTCGGGGCCGATATCGTGCTCGGCAACACCTATCACCTGATGCTGCGGCCCGGGGCGGAGCGGGTCGCCTCCCTCGGCGGCCTCCACACGATGATGAACTGGCCGCATCCGATCCTCACCGATTCGGGCGGCTTCCAGGTCATGTCGCTGGCCAAGCTGCGGAAGCTCGACGAACATGGCGTGACGTTCCAATCCCATCTCGATGGCAGCAGACACGTGCTGACGCCGGAGCGCTCGATGGAGATCCAGGATCTGCTCGGGTCCGACATTCAGATGCAGCTGGATGAATGCGTGCGGCTGCCGGCGTCGCGGGAGGATATCGAGCGGGCCATGCTGCTGTCGCTGCGCTGGGCCGAGCGCTCCCGCAAGGCGTTCGGCGGCAAGCCGGGGCGCGCGATCTTTGCCATCGTGCAGGGCGGCGACGTCCCCGATCTCCGAATTGAGAGCGCGACGGCTTTGGCCGGAATGGACTTTCCAGGGTATGCGGTCGGCGGCCTCGCTGTCGGTGAGCCGCAGGACGTGATGCTGGCCATGATCGAGACGGTCGCGCCGCATCTCCCGACCTACAAACCGCGCTACCTCATGGGCGTCGGTACGCCAGATGATCTTCTCGAGTCGGTGCGCCGCGGGATCGATATGTTCGATTGCGTCATGCCGACGAGGGCAGGGCGGCACGGGCTCGCCTATACCCGCTTCGGGAAGGTGAATTTGCGGAATGCGAAACACGCGGATGACCCGCGTCCGCTCGACGAGGCATCACCCTGCGAGGCGACCCGCACCTATTCGCGCGCCTATCTGCACCATCTCGTGAAATCCGGCGAGATCCTCGGCATGATGCTGCTGACGTGGAACAATCTCGCGTATTATCAGGCGCTTATGGGCGGTATGCGGGAGGCGATCCGTCTCGACCGCTTCGCTGATTTCGCAGCCGAGACGAAAGCCGACTGGGAACGCGGCGACGCCTGA
- a CDS encoding DUF2865 domain-containing protein encodes MATTADHHYDIKSTIVPAWFRGSIPGVECAIGAASELMLLLDNKRTPHAPVFRIRPRRSTTVIASLLLIALAVSSESLGASAQDLDCNRLQAAINASRQNADDAGRGTFDRAAQRQRYEIERTRNYAASIGCDNQQRGFFDDGPPPQCDAINAQIERMQGNLSRITQSGRDAHPSDEEDGQRAALVARYNASCSTSGNPADLAQQHDSGFYGNEGHNPADLQSTSVNPDDLSGLPLGGDSSEVTQQRSAGKAICVRTCDGGFFPLTASASQDQLSSLDELCKASCPNAEAKLYTTGSSDNLASATGLDGTPYTSLPSAFKFEKTFDPTCSCKPPKQSWVEALANAERLLGNDHHGDVTVTPQMSDQMSKAAPAPQPKGKAARKQKREAAATTDDTKVVIEGQRASQAPTATNASAGIAASPTQAAKVFKEGDGATRTEKGPDGVMRNVRIISP; translated from the coding sequence ATGGCCACGACCGCAGACCATCATTACGACATCAAATCCACTATCGTCCCGGCCTGGTTCCGCGGGTCGATCCCGGGTGTCGAATGCGCCATCGGCGCCGCTTCGGAGTTGATGTTGCTTCTAGACAATAAACGCACGCCCCACGCGCCAGTGTTCCGCATCAGGCCGCGCCGCTCGACGACAGTCATCGCGTCGCTCTTGCTGATCGCGCTTGCGGTCTCGTCCGAGTCGCTTGGGGCGTCGGCACAAGACCTCGATTGCAACCGCCTTCAGGCCGCCATCAACGCAAGCCGGCAAAATGCCGACGACGCCGGGCGTGGCACCTTCGACAGGGCGGCGCAACGGCAACGTTACGAGATCGAGCGCACCCGCAATTATGCGGCCTCGATCGGGTGCGACAACCAGCAGCGCGGGTTCTTCGACGATGGCCCGCCTCCGCAATGCGACGCCATCAATGCTCAGATCGAGCGCATGCAGGGCAATCTGTCACGCATCACGCAGAGCGGGCGTGACGCTCACCCCTCCGACGAGGAAGACGGTCAACGGGCCGCTCTCGTGGCGCGCTACAACGCCTCGTGCTCGACAAGCGGCAACCCGGCCGATCTCGCCCAGCAGCATGACTCGGGGTTCTACGGCAACGAGGGCCACAACCCCGCAGATCTGCAATCGACCTCGGTGAATCCTGATGATCTCTCGGGTCTTCCGCTCGGAGGCGACAGCTCCGAGGTCACGCAGCAGAGAAGTGCCGGCAAGGCGATCTGCGTCCGAACCTGCGATGGCGGCTTTTTCCCGCTGACCGCAAGCGCCTCGCAGGACCAACTCAGCAGCCTCGATGAACTTTGCAAGGCGTCCTGCCCTAATGCCGAGGCCAAGCTCTATACGACCGGTTCAAGCGACAATCTCGCATCGGCCACGGGACTCGACGGAACGCCTTACACGTCGCTTCCCTCCGCTTTCAAATTCGAGAAGACTTTCGATCCCACCTGCAGTTGCAAGCCGCCCAAGCAAAGCTGGGTGGAGGCGCTGGCTAATGCGGAACGGCTTCTCGGCAATGACCATCACGGTGACGTGACGGTGACGCCGCAGATGTCCGATCAGATGTCAAAAGCGGCCCCTGCCCCGCAACCCAAAGGCAAGGCGGCACGCAAGCAGAAACGCGAGGCGGCCGCCACGACCGACGATACGAAAGTCGTCATCGAGGGCCAGCGCGCCTCGCAAGCTCCGACGGCCACCAACGCCTCCGCCGGCATTGCAGCGAGCCCGACGCAAGCCGCCAAGGTGTTCAAGGAAGGCGACGGCGCGACCCGGACCGAGAAGGGGCCCGACGGCGTTATGCGGAATGTGCGGATAATCTCGCCGTAG
- a CDS encoding glycerophosphodiester phosphodiesterase family protein — protein MTAQPTSSSAPDWLTARPIAHRGLHDIAVGIVENSPSAADAAVEAGYAIECDVQLTLDEDAVVFHDFDLDRLTSETGTIASRTSKDVQSIAYRTGSDTIMSLSTLLARLAGRTPLICEIKSRFDGDVRLADRVMSLVRRYNGPVAIKSFDPAVIAHLRGQSPAPLGIVAEARYDDPEWSGLSDGLKLELEQMLHFGETRPDFLSYRVGDLPHAVPYLCRTALGMPVMTWTVRRPDQHLLSRLWADQIVFEGFRP, from the coding sequence GTGACAGCTCAACCGACCAGCTCCTCTGCGCCTGACTGGTTGACCGCACGGCCGATCGCTCATCGAGGCCTGCATGACATCGCGGTTGGGATCGTCGAAAATTCCCCCTCGGCCGCCGATGCCGCGGTCGAGGCCGGATATGCGATCGAGTGCGATGTTCAATTGACCCTCGATGAGGATGCGGTCGTGTTCCACGATTTCGACCTCGACCGGCTGACGTCGGAAACCGGGACCATCGCGTCGCGCACGTCCAAAGACGTACAGTCGATCGCGTATCGAACGGGCAGCGACACCATCATGTCGCTCTCCACCCTCCTGGCTAGGTTAGCTGGGCGCACGCCGCTGATCTGCGAGATCAAGAGCCGCTTTGACGGCGACGTTCGCCTCGCTGATCGTGTCATGTCCCTCGTGCGGCGTTACAACGGCCCCGTCGCGATCAAGAGCTTCGACCCGGCCGTCATCGCGCATCTTCGCGGTCAGTCCCCTGCCCCGCTCGGGATTGTGGCGGAGGCGCGCTACGATGATCCGGAATGGAGCGGACTTTCGGACGGCCTCAAACTCGAACTCGAACAGATGCTTCACTTCGGCGAGACCCGGCCGGACTTTCTCTCCTATCGCGTGGGCGATCTGCCGCATGCGGTGCCCTATCTCTGTCGAACGGCGCTCGGTATGCCGGTCATGACCTGGACGGTTCGCAGGCCGGACCAGCATCTTCTGTCCCGCCTCTGGGCGGATCAGATCGTGTTCGAGGGCTTTCGGCCCTGA
- the proS gene encoding proline--tRNA ligase → MRLSRYFLPLLRENPKEAEIVSHRLMLRAGMIRQEAAGIYAWLPLGLRVLSKINAIIREEQDRSGAIEIMMPTIQSADLWRESGRYDDYGKEMLRITDRHERDMLYGPTNEEMVTEIFRGSVRSYKDLPLNLYHIQLKFRDEVRPRFGVMRSREFLMKDAYSFDLDADGARHSYNKMFTAYLRTFARLGVTAIPMMADTGPIGGDLSHEFIILASTGESEVFCHKDYLSFTPPPASVDFDDAAELQGIVDKWTSLYAATSEKHDVAAYDALPEDAKVSARGIEVGHIFYFGTKYSKAMKATVAGPDGKETPVHMGSYGIGPSRLVAALIEASHDDNGIIWPDAVAPFDVGIANLKVGDAATDAACHDLDRRLSALGFDILYDDRDERPGAKFAAMDLIGLPEQIIVGPKSLAEGKVELKNRRSGTRDLVTLDEAVARLKAKKDRVAQ, encoded by the coding sequence ATGCGCCTGAGCCGGTATTTTCTGCCTCTGCTTCGTGAGAATCCAAAAGAGGCGGAGATCGTTTCGCATCGCTTGATGCTGCGGGCCGGTATGATCCGGCAGGAGGCCGCCGGTATCTACGCCTGGCTGCCGCTTGGCCTCCGGGTGTTATCGAAGATCAATGCGATCATCCGTGAAGAGCAAGACCGCTCGGGCGCCATCGAGATCATGATGCCGACGATTCAATCGGCCGATCTGTGGCGTGAGTCGGGTCGCTACGACGATTACGGTAAGGAGATGCTCCGCATTACCGATCGGCACGAGCGGGACATGCTCTACGGTCCCACCAACGAAGAGATGGTGACGGAGATCTTCCGCGGTTCCGTGCGATCCTACAAGGACTTGCCGCTCAACCTCTATCACATCCAACTCAAGTTTCGGGACGAGGTGCGGCCGCGTTTCGGCGTGATGCGCTCGCGCGAGTTCCTGATGAAGGATGCCTATTCGTTCGACCTCGATGCGGACGGCGCGCGGCATTCCTACAACAAGATGTTCACGGCCTATCTGCGGACCTTCGCACGGCTCGGCGTCACCGCCATTCCGATGATGGCCGACACGGGACCAATCGGCGGCGACCTCAGCCATGAATTCATCATCTTGGCGTCGACCGGCGAGAGCGAAGTTTTCTGTCACAAGGACTATCTGTCGTTCACGCCGCCGCCCGCGAGCGTCGATTTCGATGACGCGGCCGAACTGCAGGGCATCGTCGATAAGTGGACGTCACTTTATGCGGCGACGTCCGAGAAGCACGATGTTGCGGCCTACGACGCCTTGCCCGAGGACGCCAAAGTCTCGGCGCGCGGCATCGAGGTCGGACATATCTTCTATTTCGGCACGAAATATTCGAAAGCCATGAAGGCGACTGTCGCCGGGCCGGATGGCAAAGAGACGCCGGTCCACATGGGGTCTTACGGCATTGGTCCTTCTCGGCTCGTCGCAGCCTTGATCGAGGCGAGCCATGATGACAATGGCATTATCTGGCCGGATGCCGTCGCTCCCTTCGATGTCGGGATCGCCAATCTGAAGGTCGGCGACGCAGCGACGGATGCGGCCTGTCACGATCTCGACCGCCGATTGTCGGCGCTCGGCTTCGACATCTTATACGATGACCGCGACGAACGGCCCGGTGCGAAATTCGCCGCCATGGACTTGATCGGCCTGCCCGAGCAGATCATCGTTGGGCCGAAGAGCCTCGCCGAAGGCAAGGTCGAATTGAAGAATCGCCGCAGCGGGACGCGAGATCTTGTGACCCTCGATGAGGCGGTCGCCCGGTTGAAAGCCAAGAAGGATCGCGTCGCACAATGA
- a CDS encoding CreA family protein yields the protein MFIFSRPVACILAVAPIFAALCGPALADDPDLIFRKSTVFHMMTPNDKLATYAVDDPEVQGVACFFTVPERGGLSGAFGVAEETSDVSLACRQIGPIKFTQQSHQGDVAFTEKRSLFFKKMQIVRGCDAKRNTLVYMAYSDKLVEGSPKNSTSAVPVQPWGASGDVPKCGDFVKS from the coding sequence ATGTTCATTTTCAGCCGCCCAGTCGCATGCATCCTCGCTGTGGCTCCGATTTTCGCGGCACTTTGCGGGCCCGCTCTCGCCGACGACCCGGACCTCATCTTCCGCAAGTCAACCGTGTTCCACATGATGACGCCAAACGACAAGCTCGCCACCTATGCGGTCGACGATCCCGAAGTGCAGGGCGTCGCCTGTTTCTTCACGGTTCCGGAACGTGGCGGCCTCTCAGGCGCGTTCGGGGTGGCCGAGGAGACCTCTGACGTGTCGCTCGCCTGCCGCCAGATCGGGCCGATCAAGTTCACGCAGCAGAGCCACCAGGGCGACGTCGCCTTCACCGAAAAGCGCTCGCTGTTTTTTAAGAAGATGCAGATCGTGCGGGGCTGCGATGCCAAGCGCAACACGCTCGTCTACATGGCCTATTCGGACAAGCTGGTCGAAGGATCTCCGAAGAACTCGACCTCGGCCGTCCCGGTCCAACCTTGGGGCGCATCAGGCGACGTTCCGAAATGCGGCGACTTCGTTAAATCCTGA